A region from the Aphis gossypii isolate Hap1 chromosome 1, ASM2018417v2, whole genome shotgun sequence genome encodes:
- the LOC114126838 gene encoding uncharacterized protein LOC114126838 isoform X3 has product MVKSRFLGKAPKARCQRTTMIRVGVSDFVDVEAKNARLIAIALNVFRTTFEKDGEQQEFAGFSNSDCEETANKLRETCDRNAVPYDHQNKYKTETVMPSIMSKMDFPKVKKEENSICELNSANKNTSLSSVVSCLDDNLNYTFAKSCKGGPLNMNETSGEVQCGVCGVIRFYKSIAKTKKYGAYSCDSCRKFIAKSIENQNSINRCNNDRGIGQCRIPNGLKSQNGVTRIVSTDSRCKACWLQMCLKRFKLPETTVQRLLDTLPREIAPVLMWVLKKPDPWTINIESCLQKKIIREYKLHKEIISALRDEDSDESNEELYSSENDLDECSDKSDSDMEYNTKKAYNRKKSKLEEKLTNNKIIRRKRKKVEICRDVQQNYTKRATSMRSINATPNLLETKALSVDINASQHIRSDENMINFMEVANDMDSSSKCSKMSSPVENEQDFYLSIQPNRTLQDLMMQDHLNANIDNTEDDKTIDLNFRESYDPDRIAENGFAIVGTEPLTIPRRAVCFLCGSAGMEKLIHCVSCCEPYHKFCVDGVGVAVSSHESEWSKISWTCPKCKVCKGCQSRGKTRPKLTCQRCKDSYHDHCLVDKIVFDRNRPWACPPCRKCKSCQAPQVDYFVGNLALCVMCFQLRQRGNYCPLCQKCYETDDYETKMMECAVCKHWVHSKCEGLSNEKYEVLSTLPEVIEFVCKNCTTESTIPWRAYVDEALKSGFMNVILILGKNKKTCDLIKWSPQKQSPGCVCKKLIIPKFPSLDGPNVATIKTTDEIPKQCVCHGLEGWSKGTPTLVTIKQKVNNNEYESLCQFNDDMLSTIDKFDVPELRLEYKKIVTQVFPWFSSDFEKNSPRKSSYSSSTLPIISPPKFIPKFSFNLLNSDIKAVHDIIGNDENNYYLTPKIDDTRVCQFCKKLGEGIPMREGRLLYCGDNMWAHANCALWSSEVFEEIDGSLQNVQLALSRSKLVRCVVCNEKGASVGCCYRNCVKTYHFQCARKVFCVFNENKTVYCNNHASDTRCSVKDFTLERLIYIEQEDIKQKRKESSEIHILIGSLYISCIGYLHPFLSDSVESIFPINFKAKRYYWSTKEPWKLIQYNWTTKMENYVEKLKIDKLNYTIDHNKQENEIGLIKDEDCKRDLDINLFTSIQVDNLQKCYEALKRKCPIDSTFQAKRCKMDSNINCFTYPNYDTDSEFESTIDETCRMEIFSNSYGLKPKAIPQFDGLYDSSDCESEFELYQLDNLTDVIDDCTNDQPVKCNRCHRTYRTSLSYERHLVNCNFDYEIDSDSESSDDDKCDKKIEDDCLPLVDEVVVRVEDNNIVPQQSYVPATQIESDHQQQQQEEPPQTVILQPIHTSYVQPSVTDVQYITINSTQTQSVLPCFQYQTSPTVIVQPSVVDPTTVVLNSPPLDMYVSQSNNLLFSSQPMIVGLDQYTTMSSNYTFTQSPQIYQPTKPVEPISNQYYIINTDPTISNEWSYNITSEIKTERKIVCTQPKVYSNRKLRLTECYDTKENIPNSLVQSIENQAYGVMNIMRNVNPEPWKRPTLKTYPSKRIEEQKISPRRIEEKKILPKCVEPSHLFKTSTPINNTGIVKPSTTVMNTVMPISVHTELLESSPVKLGYSSPPNAVSNITPSSLKLNNAISTPLKTEIKPLDSSVKTLKVLPSQKITKEVSSRKLEKMNPSFLKGENSQSLNLQKLDNSSISQLLFSEPTSINSEKPSIMQQVEEPSRSSVQNVEIKSNVSKVETYSSTLVTSINTTPSLNLDKQSNSSIMVNKTLKSYKPMNLEILSPPNSSNFGNDKSHLEKNLSSNSYESIFPNIHNVTEDKSKKVNSSNKEITSSIQENSSQIKTKTDHHITYPRHQWSSSAAEREQTVPHLMFEMSSADGVFCKDRSLVEIWSKLFDAVQVSRNERKMPQLSSSNPYASDITAAIRSLGLSNNFLKYLLEQLSGAKEFVKYKPVYHKGADVVGSTTENNSGCARTGIVVRKNRYDMFSWLASRHRKPPKLSANNEDFGGRRANSLPNEMKYRNMNKALTSTIGVYRSDIHGRGLFCLRDIEQGEYVIEYTGEVIRSEVSDVRERLYNKKGIDCYMFRIDQDIVVDATMNGNSSRFINHSCEPNCHSKIETIHGKKHIMILAKRKLLQGEELTYDYKFPLEDDKITCHCLSRKCRKYLN; this is encoded by the exons atggtCAAGTCCAGGTTTCTCGGCAAAGCGCCAAAGGCGCGATGTCAGCGCACCACCATGATCCGAGTCGGCGTGTCCGATTTCGTGGACGTCGAGGCCAAGAACGCCCGATTGATAGCCATCGCGCTCAATGTATTTCGGACTACGTTCGAAAAGGACGGAGAG CAACAGGAGTTCGCTGGGTTTAGCAATAGCGACTGCGAAGAAACTGCCAATAAGCTACGAGAGACTTGTGATCGAAATGCCGTGCCGTACGACCATCAGAACAAGTACAAAACTGAAACTGTTATG CCTAGTATTATGAGTAAAATGGATTttccaaaagttaaaaaagaagaaaattcaATATGTGAACTTAATAGTGCAAATAAAAACACCAGTTTATCTTCAGTCGTATCCTGTCTGGATGACAATCTGAACTATACTTTTGCAAAATCATGCAAAGGAG gtCCACTGAATATGAATGAAACTAGCGGTGAAGTACAATGTGGTGTTTGTGgtgttattcgtttttataaatcaattgctAAGACCAAAAAATATGGAGCATACAGTTGTGATTCTTGTAGGAAGTTTATAGCTAAAtcaattgaaaatcaaaattctatCAATCGTTGTAATAATGATAGAG GCATAGGACAGTGTCGTATTCCAAATGGGCTTAAATCTCAAAATGGGGTAACAAGAATTGTGTCAACTGATTCTCGATGTAAAGCATGTTGGCTTCAAATGTGTCTAAAGCGATTCAAGTTACCAGAAACAACTGTTCAACGGTTATTAGACACACTTCCTAGAGAAATAGCACCAGTTCTTATGTGGGTTTTGAAGAAACCTGATCCATGGACCATAAACATAGAAAGTtgtcttcaaaaaaaaattattcgagAGTATAAACTTCATAAAGAGATCATTAGTGCCTTacgag ATGAAGACAGTGATGAAAGCAATGAAGAATTGTATAGTAGTGAAAATGACTTAGATGAATGTTCTGATAAGTCTGATTCAGATATggaatacaatacaaaaaaagcaTATAATAGAAAGAAATCAAAGCTTGAGGAAAAattaaccaataataaaataataagaagaaaaagaaaaaaagttgaGATTTGTAGAGATgttcaacaaaattatactaaacgaGCCACATCGATGAGATCAATAAATGCAACGCCCAACTTATTAGAAACTAAAG catTGTCAGTGGATATAAATGCATCTCAGCATATAAGAAGTgatgaaaatatgataaa ttttatggaAGTTGCCAATGATATGGATTCGTCTAGTAAATGCTCAAAAATGTCATCACCTGTTGAAAATGaacaagatttttatttatctattcaaCCAAAT agAACACTTCAAGATCTAATGATGCAAGACCATTTGAATGCCAACATAGATAACACTGAAGATGACAAaactattgatttaaatttccgTGAAAGTTATGACCCAGATAGAATTGCTGAAAATGGATTTGCTATTGTGGGTACTGAACCATTAACAATACCTCGGCGAGCAGTATGTTTCTTATGTGGAAGTGCTGGAATGGAAAAA ttaatccACTGTGTTTCTTGTTGTGAACCCTATCACAAGTTTTGTGTTGATGGTGTTGGTGTTGCAGTTTCGTCACATGAAAGCGAATGGTCAAAAATTAGTTGGACATGTCCGAAATGTAAG GTTTGTAAAGGTTGTCAAAGTAGAGGTAAGACACGACCAAAATTAACTTGTCAACGATGTAAGGATTCCTATCATGATCATTGTCttgttgataaaattgtttttgatcgAAATAGGCCATGg gCTTGTCCACCTTGTAGAAAATGCAAAAGTTGTCAGGCACCTCAAGTTGATTACTTTGTCGGCAATTTAGCTCTATGTGTAATGTGCTTTCAATTACGACAACGCGGTAATTATTGTCCACTGtgtcaaaaatgttatgagaCTGATGATTATGAAACCAAG ATGATGGAATGTGCAGTTTGCAAACATTGGGTTCATTCTAAATGTGAAGGCTTATCAAATGAGAAGTATGAAGTTTTGAGCACATTACCTGAAGTTATTGAGTTTGTTTGCAA GAATTGTACTACTGAGAGCACTATTCCATGGCGAGCTTATGTTGATGAAGCATTAAAAAGTGGTTTTATGAATGTTATTCTGATTctgggaaaaaataaaaaaacatgtgaTCTTATTAAATGGAGTCCTCAAAAACAATCACCAGGTtgtgtatgtaaaaaattgatCATACCAAAATTCCCATCACTTGATGGACCTAATGTTGCTACAATTAAAACTACTGATGAAATTCCTAAACAATGTGTTTGTCATGGATTGGAAGGATGGTCTAAAGGTACTCCAACACTAGTCACAATAAAACAGAaagtcaataataatgaatatgaatCCCTTTGTCAATTTAATGATGATATGTTAAGTACTATTGATAAATTTGATGTGCCTGAACTTCGGTTAGaatataagaaaattgttACTCAAGTTTTTCCATGGTTCAGCTCTGATTTTGAAAAGAACTCTCCTCGTAAAAGTTCCTATTCATCAAGCACATTACCAATCATAAGTCCACCTAAGTTTATtccaaaattttcatttaatttactgAATTCTGATATAAAAGCTGTGCATGATATTATTGgcaatgatgaaaataattattatttgactcCAAAAATAGATGATACAAGAGTATGTCAATTTTGTAAGAAATTGGGTGAAGGTATTCCAATGCGAGAAGGGAGACTTCTTTATTGCGGTGATAATATGTGGGCCCATGCTAACTGTGCGTTATGGTCTTCTGAAGTCTTTGAAGAAATTGATGGTTCATtacaaaatgttcaattaGCTCTATCAAGAAGTAAACTTGTTCGATGTGTGGTTTGCAACGAAAAAGGTGCAAGTGTTGGATGTTGTTATCGAAATTGTGTGAAGACGTATCATTTTCAATGTGCTAGAAaagtattttgtgtttttaatgaaaataaaactgtgtATTGTAATAACCATGCATCTGATACTCGCTGTAGTGTTAAAGACTTTACATTGGAAAGACTGATTTACATAGAACAAGAAGACATCAAACAAAAGCGTAAAGAAAGTTCAgagattcatattttaattggttcattatatattagttgtaTAGGATATTTACATCCATTTCTATCAGACAGTGTTGAATCTATTtttccaattaattttaaagcaaaacGATACTATTGGTCAACAAAAGAACCTTGGAAATTAATTCAGTACAATTGGACTACCAAAATGGAAAATTATGtagaaaagttaaaaattgacaAACTTAACTATACTATTGATCATAACAAACAAGAAAATGAAATTGGTTTGATTAAAGATGAAGATTGTAAACGagatttagatattaatttgtttacatcTATTCAGGtagataatttacaaaaatgttatgaagctttaaaaagaaaatgtccAATTGATTCTACTTTTCAAGCTAAACGTTGTAAAATGGATAGTAATATCAATTGTTTTACTTACCCTAATTATGATACGGATTCTGAATTTGAATCCACAATTGATGAAACTTGTAGaatggaaatattttcaaatagttaTGGATTAAAACCAAAAGCAATTCCTCAATTTGATGGGTTGTATGATTCAAGTGACTGTGAATCAGAGTTTGAATTATATCAACTGGACAATTTGACTGATGTGATTGATGATTGCACAAATGACCAACcagtaaaatgtaatagatgTCATCGAACATATAGAACTAGTTTAAGTTATGAAAGACATTtggtaaattgtaattttgattatGAGATAGACAGTGACAGTGAATCTAGTGATGACGACAAATGTGACAAGAAAATCGAAGACGATTGTTTGCCACTTGTAGATGAAGTAGTTGTAAGAGtagaagataataatattgtgcctCAACAAAGTTATGTTCCTGCCACTCAAATAGAATCTGATCatcagcaacagcaacaagaGGAACCACCTCAAACTGTTATACTTCAACCTATTCATACTTCATATGTCCAACCTTCTGTGACTGATGTTCAGTACATAACGATAAATAGTACTCAAACACAATCTGTTTTACCATGTTTTCAATATCAAACTTCACCAACTGTTATAGTACAACCATCAGTTGTTGATCCTACTACAGTAGTTCTAAACAGTCCTCCATTAGACATGTATGTCTCTCAGAGtaacaatttgttatttagttCACAACCTATGATAGTTGGTTTGGATCAATATACTACTATGTCTtctaattatacttttacccAATCGCCTCAAATTTACCAACCAACCAAACCCGTTGAACCAAtttcaaatcaatattatatcataaatacagATCCAACAATTTCAAATGAGTGGTCATACAATATTACGtctgaaataaaaactgaGCGTAAAATAGTGTGTACCCAGCCTAAAGTCTACTCTAACCGCAAATTGCGATTAACTGAGTGTTATGATACCAaagaaaatatacctaatagctTAGTGCAATCTATAGAAAACCAAGCATATGGTGTTATGAATATCATGAGAAACGTAAATCCAGAACCTTGGAAAAGACCAACTTTGAAAACTTATCCTTCCAAAAGAATTGAAGAACAGAAAATTTCACCCAGAAGAATTGAAGAAAAGAAAATTCTTCCAAAATGTGTTGAACcatcacatttatttaaaacatcaacTCCTATAAACAATACAGGTATAGTTAAACCTTCAACAACTGTTATGAATACAGTGATGCCTATTTCAGTACATACAGAATTACTAGAGTCCTCTCCGGTTAAACTGGGTTATTCATCGCCACCTAATGCTGTGTCAAATATTACACCATCttcattgaaattaaataatgctaTATCTACACCTCtgaaaactgaaataaaacCTTTAGATTCATcagtaaaaactttaaaagtgTTACCTTCTCAAAAGATAACAAAAGAAGTTAGTTCcagaaaattagaaaaaatgaatCCTTCGTTTTTAAAAGGGGAAAATTCTCAGTCTTTAAATCTacaaaaattagataattcaTCAATTTCTCAATTACTATTTAGTGAACCTACTTCTATAAATTCAGAAAAGCCATCTATTATGCAACAAGTGGAAGAGCCATCACGATCATCTGTACAAAATgtagaaattaaatcaaatgtgTCTAAAGTAGAAACATACTCATCCACATTAGTAACAAGTATAAACACAACACCttcattaaatttagataagCAATCAAATAGTTCGATAATGGTTAATAAAACCTTGAAAAGTTACAAACCTATGAATTTAGAAATACTATCACCACCTAATAGTAGTAATTTTGGAAATGATAAATCACacttggaaaaaaatttatcttcTAACAGTTATGAAAGTATTTTTccaaatatacataatgttactgaagataaaagtaaaaaagttaattcatcaaataaagaaattactTCAAGTATTCAAGAAAACTCatctcaaataaaaacaaaaactgacCACCATATAACCTATCCAAGACATCAATGGTCTTCGTCTGCAGCAGAACGTGAACAGACAGTACCTCACCTCATGTTTGAAATGAGTTCTGCTGATGGTGTCTTCTGTAAAGATCGTTCACTTGTTGAAATTTGGTCTAAACTATTTGATGCTGTTCAAGTATCAAGAAATGAACGTAAAATGCCCCAATTGTCATCAAGCAATCCATATGCGAGTGATATAACAGCAGCAATTCGATCTCTAGGCCtaagcaataattttttaaagtatcttTTAGAACAACTTTCGGGTGCAAAAGAATTTGTTAAATACAAACCAGTATACCATAAGGGTGCTGATGTTGTTGGCTCAACCACAGAAAATAATTCAGGGTGTGCTCGCACGGGAATAGTAGTTAGAAAAAACAGATATGATATGTTCAGTTGGTTAGCTTCTAGGCATAGAAAACCTCCAAAATTGTCAGCAAATAATGAAGACTTTGGTGGTCGCCGTGCTAATTCCTTGCCTAATGAGATGAAATATAGAAACATGAATAAAGCATTGACCAGCACTATAGGTGTATATCGATCAGATATTCATGGGCgtggtttattttgtttgagaGACATTGAACAAGGGGAATATGTCATTGAATATACAGGAGAG GTTATTCGATCAGAAGTTAGCGATGTGCGTGAGAgactctataataaaaaagggaTTGACTGTTACATGTTCAGAATCGATCAGGATATTGTTGTAGATGCTACTATGAACGGAAACTCTTCTAGATTTATCAATCACTCATGCGAA cctaattgtcattcaaaaattgaaactaTCCATGGTAAAAAGCATATAATGATTTTGGCTAAAAGAAAACTACTGCAAGGCGAAGAACTCACATATGACTATAAATTCCCATTAGAAGATGATAAAATTACGTGCCATTGTCTTTCAAGGAAATGTcgtaaatatctaaattag